Genomic segment of Paenibacillus sp. FSL R5-0912:
ATTGTAAACCTTAGTATCGTTTTAATCAAATACAATCATACAACAAAATGTCACATTTTTCAGCGAAATCAAAGCCTTTGCAGCAGGGTCCTACAATGTTTATAATGAGTAGGTACGCTAGTATGGCAATTTGAAACTATCAACTCGGAGGTGTAATATTACGTGACACTAGAGCAATCCGTTCCTATGAGCGATCTGATCATCATAGGCGGGGGACCAGCCGGTATGTTTGCCGCTTTTTACGGCGGTATGCGCCAGGCTTCGGTAACACTTATTGAAAGTATGCCCCAATTGGGGGGGCAGCTTGCTGCTCTTTATCCCGAAAAATATATTTACGACGTGGCCGGTTTTCCTAAGATCACCGGACAGGAGCTGGTGGATAACCTTTCACGGCAAATGGAGCTCTTCCAGTCTGATATCCGTCTGGAGGAGAAGGTAGTATCTGTTGTGAAGCAGGACGAGCGCCACTTCGTCGTCACCACCGATAAAGCTGAATATCACAGCAAAGCTATTATTATCACAGCAGGTGTAGGGGCATTCGAGCCGCGGCGCCTAGAAGTGCCTGATGCGCAGCGTTTCGAGAAAGCCAACCTGAATTATTTTGTAAGCGATCTGAATGCATATAAAGGCAAGAAGGTGCTGATCAGCGGCGGCGGCGATTCTGCCGTGGACTGGGCGCTTATGCTTGAGCCTATCGCGGAGCAGGTAACCCTGATTCACCGCCGGGATAAATTCCGCGCACATGAACACAGTGTAGAGAATCTGATGGCCTCCAAGGTTAATGTAATTACGCCATCTGAGATCACTGAGCTGCACGGTGATGAGTTTATAACCAAGGTAACCTTGTCCCATATTAAGACCAAAGAAACTCAGGAAATCGAAGTAGACAGTGTAATTGTCAATTTCGGCTTTGTCTCCTCACTGGGACCGATTGCGGAATGGGGAATTGAGATCGAAGGCAACTCCATTGTGGTAGACTCACGCATGGAGACCTGCATTCCGGGTATCTTTGCCGCAGGCGATATCACTACCTATCCAGGCAAGCTGAAGCTGATTGCTGTTGGATTCGGAGAAGCGCCGACTGCTGTGAATAACGCCAAGGTGTATATTGATCCGGAAGCGAAGCTGTCCCCTGGACACAGCAGTAATCTCAAACTCTAGAATTGCGTATAACCTAAAACCTACAATAAAAGGGTATCCTTTCAGGTTGATTCCACCTCAACTTGAAAAGATACCCTATTCTGTGTTACTTGCGGTTTGATTAATTCTGGGTGCTGTAAAAGTTTGCTCTGATCTTTAGTGAAGAACCGCATGAACTGGAGAGTGTAAGTTCCGTTTGCGAATTTCAGCGAGTAACAGAGCGATGAAATCATGCTCCAATTGCAGCTCTATCGCTCTATGATAAGAGTCCAGCAGCATCTCATCCGACAATTCAACCATAACGTTCACCTACCTTTCCTTTATTTGGATCTGAATCTATCATAGCAAACTATCATTATTCGAACAAGCGTTCTCATTATCCACAAGCTACTGTGGAGATCCTGTGCATAATATGTTAGTAAGGGTTGCAATGTCAGGTGCTGCACGGTGGACTATGGGGATAATAGTTATGCACAGGGGAAGAGCTCCCGCTTATCCTTAAAAATAATTTTTAGAATGTTCATAATTGGCTGGGATTTTTATGTTCATATTACCTCGGATTTGACATGACTAAACGCAATATTATCTCATTACTATATTTATCGTCAATTATTAAAATTTCCTTAATTAATTTTTGGTTATTTTGGTCTTGTATTTACTTCCAGAATCCATATTTTTCCCCGATGATCTACAGCATAATCGAAACCAAGCTCGCCGATACCAGGGAAATGCCGTTCCAGCAGTTCAATGCAGACTAAAGTCAGCCGGCGCATCTCCGCTTTCTTCGCAGAGGTCCGGATTCCGGGGAGCGACCTTCTCAGTCCATGGCGGCAGCTGAGCATTGTTCCCCCTTTACAGAGGTTAGTTACGAACAATCCCGGCCGGGCTACCCTGCCTACCATGGAGCGGAATTCCCAATGATCGCCGTTCTTCACCACTTTGACCCGGTAATCAATCGGACGCCCCGAAATCCGGGCAAGTGAAATGCCTTGCTGGATCAAATATCTCCGCTTTACCTTGAACCGGTCCAGCGCATACCTCATCGAAGCGAAATCACGATATATACGTGTATTATGCATATAAGTGAAGCCATAACCCCGGTGATCCCGGAACACCTTGATCACCCCGTAGCCTCCGCCACCGACAACTGGCTTAATTACAACATTCCCGTATCTTCCCAGCATCGCCAACAATCCGGCAGCACTATATTCCCGGGTTCTCGGAATGTAACCGGCAACCCGTGAATCGCTAAGCAACGCCGCGGTCTTCAGCAACTTGCTTGCCAGTTCTCTCCCCGCCATTTTTTCGCCCTCTCCTTTCGAATTCCCAGCCTACCCTATAGATTACTCACGAAAGACCGCACCCTCCTGTATGATTGTCCGTGGTAATGGAGTTCACAGCAAAAAAGGGCATATAGCCCCAAGGGCCGTATGTCCCGGTGTTCCGTTTATTCCAGAGCTGGAATATTCTTAAAATTCGTTGTATTATAGCCTGGAGGGGAGGGTTTCCTAATGGCACAGTTTTTTGAAATCCTATATTGGTTTGCGATGATTGGCATGTCTGTTGTACTGGCAGGAACCACAATACTCGTCTTCGCGCTGGGCTTCAAATTCATCAAAGACCGCCGCAGAGTTCTGGGCGCCGGCTGTATTGCCTTTTCCCTGGGGGCCGCTGCCCTGATCGTGTTCATGATTAATTTCAAATTCATACTTCCGGCCTGAACCAAAGCTCCCGGCAGCTATGGCAAAAGACATCCGTAGTGCAGACTGCCTTTTATCATTGCTGCCTTTGAGCGGAATCTCAAGTATACATGCTTCATAGATTTGCCTGAGATACTATATTCTATTAAACCGTGAAGGGTTGGCCTGTGCCGATGGACAGCTTCATTAGCTGAATCTTATCCTGCCCTTAACACCCGGCTGCTCTCCAAATACTAAATCCATCCCCAGACCCGCTATGAATATGCCTCGCGGCTCCAACCCTGCTTATCCCATTCTGGCTTTTTAAATTTTCATCCATAATTTCACATTATCATCATTTTACACAATATACCTTAAATGGATCTATGTTAAGATTAGTAGCGTGGATATTCGAAAAAAGGAGAATTTAACGTGTCGAAACCTGTATACGGCAAACAAGCGGCTCCTTCCAAAATGACCGAAAAGAATTCCGGACCCGCATGGGCGCTCTGCATTGCCTTCATCCTGTTCCTGGGCTGGACCCCCTTCCAGGTTGGATTGTTCAACGGAATGAGAGTGGAATTTGAGAAGCCCATTTATATGGCTGCCTTGCTGAGCGGTCTGCTCCTGCTGGTCTGTGCTGTCCTGTACTTCAAGACCTTCAGGCTGGATGGGCAGCGCGATCTGCTTACCTTAGCCGCAATTCTGCTCCCGTTAACTTACGCCTTGTCCCTGTGGGGGGCCGCTTCACATTATATGGCGATGAACATGCTGTTCACCCAATTCACTTATGTGGCGGTCTTCATTACCAGTGTGTATCTGCTCCGCCAGAGGCAGCTCAATAATGTTATTCAGCTGGGTACTCTCGCAATCGCTTATGTGATCGTCGGTTTCGGTCTATTGAACTGGCTCGGAAGCTGGAAGCTTGCCGGCAGTCTTGTAGGCTGGTTCTCGGATACTGTGGTCAACGGCAAGTACACTGAAGCGGTGATGACCGATTCGAACGGGCTTCGCCTGACTTCCATTTTCCAGTATGCCAATACATATGCAGCGTTCCTGATGGCTTTTCTGTTCGTCGCTTTATTCGCGCTGATCCGCTCCCGGAAATGGTACGGACAGCTGATGCACGGATTTATGCTGGTTCCCTTCATCGTCTCCCTGCTGCTTACCTTGTCCCGCGGCGGTCTGGTCCTGCTGCCTGTGGTACTCATTATCCTGCTGCTTTTCCTGAAGCCTGTGCAGCAGATACTCTGGATTATCAATCTTGCCATTGCCGGCGTATTGTCTCTGCTGATCACGAATCCGGTGACCGGACTGGGCCTGGAGCTGAATACCTCCTTCACTTCCACGGCAGCCCTGCATGGCTGGAGTTATCTGCTGGGGGCGTCCGCTTCTACTGCCACGCTCTGCTGGGTTGTCCAGCATTACTTAGCACCTTGGCTGGGCCGCAAGCTCGGCAGCATAGAATCACGCCGCTGGAGCGGAGCATGGATTCCTGTGGTGTCTGTCGCCGGTGTGTTGATTCTCGCCTTCCTGTTCATCGGGACCAGCGCGCGCAATATTCTGCCGGCGAATATCAGTACCCGGCTGGAGAATATCAACTTCAAGCAGCACAGTGTGCTCGAACGTTTCACATTTTATATAGATGCCATGAAGGTGGTCAAAGATTATCCGGTACTTGGCACCGGAGGCGGGGGCTGGGCATCACTCTATGAGCATTACCAGAACAACCCTTACCTGAGCCACCAGGTCCACAACTTTTTCCTGCAGTACCTGATTGAAGTGGGCATCCTCGGCTTTATCGTGTTCATGGGCTTCATCCTGTTCATTTTCTACAAATATATCAGGGGATACCTGAAGCGCGACAAAGACGATTATAACAACGGGTTTTTCTATCTCATCATCGCGTTGTCGATTCTTGTTCACAGCCTGCTTGATTTCAATATGAGCTATGCGTTCATGGGGATTCTGGTCTTCCTCGCTCTGGGAGGGATGACCGTTGTCATGGAGAGCAGACCGCTCCGTCTCAAGTGGAACAAGCTCTGGATCAGAGCCGGGTATTTCGGGCTGCTGGGAATCGGCACCGGGTATCTGCTGTTCCTGTCTCTGGGGTATATCAGTTCCAGCTCTGAAGCCTATGCAGCCAAGAAGCTGGTCAACGTCAGCCAATCTTATGATGAGATCAAAGCCCCTCTGGTAAAAGCACTCAAAACCCGCCCGAATCATCCCGAATCGGCGGCATATCTGTCCATGCTGGATCAGCAGGTATTTACACAAACACAGAATGAACAGTTTCTGGACGAATCCTATGCTGTGTTAACCCGCGCACTTGAAGGTGAGCCTTATAACAAAGATCTGCTGTCCCAGCTGGCGAAATATTATGATCTGAAGGGCCAGAGTGAAGAGTCTTACCGGGTGTATCTCGATAATGCGGACAAGTTCATGTGGGATATTAACTGGTATGATCATCTGATCAGCCGTGCCTCCCTCCTTGGGCTGCAGGCATATGCCAAGCAAGATGAGGCAGGGAAACAGAAGTACTTCAATAGTGCCCTGGCTTCCTACAAGCATGTAACGGACGGCATTGAGCATTTGAAGACTCTTCCACCCGAGCAGCTTCAGGGCCGTGAATTCTTCGTTACCTCAACGATTGCCCTGAATGCAGGCCGAATCCAATCCCTGACCGGAGACGGGGAAGCTGCTGGGGCAACGGTGAAGCAAGGCTTCATCAATGGTTACGAAGATTTGACGGATACCAGTACACTCTGGACTACGGATTGGTACAACGGAGTGATCAGCCGTTCCCAGGAGTTAGGAGCCGCAGCTCTGAAGCGGGCACTGGATGCTTATGCACTGGGCCAGACGGATCTGGGGGATCAGGAGACGGTTAATAAGGAAAGGTATTTCAAAACCGGACTGGATGCTTATGCCCATGCGGCTGCGGATGAAGAATGGTTCAGCACCCTTCCGGCTGAAGATCAGCAGGGACGGGGATCGATGATTACTTCAGTTATGCTGCTGAACGCCGGTAAGATCCAATATTTATCGAAACAATGGCAAGCCGCCGCAGCCACACTGCAGCAAGGGCTGAATGAGGATTATAACGATGCCGTCAACCGGGAAACGGCCCGCTGGTATCTCGCTGTACAGCAGAGAACACAGAGTGCCCAGGATCAGGCAGTGTATGACAAGCTGATTGCAGCTGATCCCGAAGAGGCAGTCAAGATTAACGAAGTTGCCGGTATGCCGCTCTAACTATACTATTCCCAGACTAGAGAACAGCAAAAAGAGGCTGTCCCAAAGCCGTAAATGGCTTCTGGGATGCCTTCTTTTTTGTGTAAAGATTAACGTGTACACTTGAATGGACGCTCATCGGCGTTCCTGTGGAAGATTGCATCAACCAGATTAACGAATTATTATTTATATCAGGTCTGGTTGTGTCTGGGAGGTAGTCAAATGTCAAAAACGATATTAGTAGTAGACGATGATGAAGAAATCGTAAAACTCATCACCAAAAGTTTAAGGTACGAGCAATTTGCAGTAATCACAGCCCGTTCCGGGGAAGAAGCCTTATCTGCAGTGGATGATAATCACATTGACTTCATCGTTCTGGATATAGTGATGCCTGATATGAATGGACTTGATGTCTGCAGAAATATCCGGACATCCTATAATGTTCCCATCCTTTTTTTAAGTGCGCGTGATCAGGACATTGATAAAATTGTCGGTCTCGAAATAGGAGCAGACGATTACATGACCAAACCTTTCAGTATTCAGGAGCTGGCCTCCAGGATAAAGGCCCATTTCCGGAAAGTGGACAGGCTGCATAAAGAGTGGGATGAGCTTAGTCCCGGGAAAGAAAAGGCGGATGCTCCGCTTATTTTGAACGATAAAACGTTTGAAGCCTTCCTGCATAGCCGGAAGCTCGACTTATCCACGAAAGAATTTCAAATTCTGTCTATCCTTATGCGTCATCCCAATCAGGTACTCAGCCGTGAGCAGATCTATGAGAAGGTCTGGGGAGACGAGTACGGAGAAATCAATACCGTAACGGTTCATATCAAGAATATCCGTAAGAAGCTGGGGCCTGAACATAACTTCATTAAAACCATTTGGGGTATAGGCTATAAATATACGGAAAGAGAGCAATAGGATGAAACTGAAAATAAAACTTCCCCTCTTATTCCTGCTGATGCTTCTCATTCTTATGTTTTCCATTGGAATCTACCTGAAGTTTATCTTTGCAGTGTATTCTCCTATACGCACCACATTGCTGGACTCACGATATATAGCATTGCTGCTGCCCATATTTGCCATCGCGGGTTGCATATTTTTCATTCTGATCATCTATATTTATAGAAGCATAGAGAAGCCCATCCGGCGGCTGAATACCCGGCTGGGGGAAGTCAATGTGGTCCATCCCCTGCCTCCGCTGGCTTCGAGGAGTAACGACGAGATCGGAGAACTTTATAAGCACTTCAATAAGATGGAGCACAGGCTTCAGCTCGCCCACAGAGAACAGACTGATATGATTGCAGCCATCGCCCACGATTTGAAGACACCCCTGACCTCTATTAACGGCTTCACCGAACTGCTGGCTACACATAAGGACTTACCCGACACTGAAAAGCAGGAATATTATGAACTGATTCAAAAGAAGTCAGCCTATATGGTTGAGCTCCTCAATGATTTCTCCCGCTTCACCAAAGAAACACTGGAGCTGGAATCCATGGTGACCACACGTGTAAAGGCAACAGAATTATTTGCAGACATCGCCTTTGAATATGAGTACGAGCTGGCGGGACTTGATATTGAACTGACTTGCCGCCATTCCTTCACGGACAGCATCGGGCTGACGGTCAATGAACCGATGATCCGCCGGGTGTTCGGCAACCTCTTCAGCAATGCTGTAAGGTATGGAGGGAAGCCTGATCTGAAGGTGTACATGACCGGATATTTGCGGGAGCATCATGCCTATTTCCAGATTGAGGATAACGGAATCGGCGTACCGGATAAGGATCTCTCTTCTCTGTTCCTTAAATTTTTCACGGTGGATAAATCGCGGCAAATCCAAAAGGGCGGACTTGGGCTGGGCCTGGCAAGCTGTAAATCTATTATTGAGCATCACGGGGGAGAGATTATGGCCTTCCCTTCCGAATATGGCGGTTTGGGAATAAGATTCAGCCTCCCCCTGGCTTCACTTCACTGATTGTATTTACGCACTTCTTCTTCAACAACAAAAGATTAAAGGCTGTTGTCGGGTGTGACACCCAGGCGACAGCCTTTTTGTTTTTTTAGCAGTTTATAGTTTTTTATATTCTCTTTATAAACATTTATTTTTCTTTTACCGAAGCTTCATCTTCGAATGTAAAAATAACTTCTAGTAAGATAATCACCGGTACCCGACAAGGAGGATGTTAAAATGTCAATTGAGTTCAGCCGCTGGCCCAATAATTACATGATGTCATACCAGGTTACCAAAGCTTTGGGTATGGCAAGCCTCGGCGCTACGGATGTCACCGAAATCTACGAGGCCTGCAAAAAAATCGACCCCGATGACAAGGCTACGTGGCACAGGGAGTGGCTCATCACCGCTCAGGCATTGGAAAAACACGGCAAGGAGGCCGAAACGGCCGGAAACTGGTATACCGCGCGGAACTGCTACATTCGTGCCTGCAATTACTACAGAATCGCAGAGTATGCGGTGATGGATGAGGATGCTGAGAAAATCTGTATCTTTAAAAAGGTTAATGAACTCTTCGAAGCCGCCGGACAGTACTTCGATGTCCCCCCGGAGAAGATTGAGGTTGATTACGAGGATGTCAAGCTGGATGGATACTTCTTCTCCCCTTCCTGGATCGAAGGCCCAAAACCGACCGTATTTGCGCTTAACGGTGGTGACGAGTGGTCCATTGAGAATTATTTCTGGCTGGGTCCTGCCTTCCTTTCGTGCGGATATAACTTTTTGGTCTATGACCAGCCCGGCACCGGTCTATCGATGTACGAGAAGGGAAAGGGGCGACGGGCGGACAGCGAGGCTTTTCATTCCCGGGCCATCGACTTCCTTCTCACACGGCCGGAAGTTGATCCTGATAAGATTATCGTGCACGGGGAGAGTTTTGCAGCCTACGACTCCTTGCGGTTCGCTTCGTTCGATCACAGGATTGCTGCCGTGATCTCCGACGGCGGTACGCATGCCTTCGACTGGAAAGCCATGCTGTCATGGATGCCGCCAAGTCTGGCCGCACACGGCATGAGAATTCTGGGGGCGGAAAGCCTGGAGGATTTTGCGGAGAATCCGCGTTTTGCCTATGATCTTGAAGGCGTACTCCACCAGATCGAATGTCCGCTGCTTGTCATGCATGGAGCGGAGGAGATATTGGTTCAGCCCAATCCGCTGACACAGGCCATGAAGAATTACGAGCAGGCCGGTTCGACAAACAAGACATTCTTCGCGATAGAGGATAGACGGCTTGGCGGATTAGAACACTGTCAGGTGGATAACATCAACGTGCTGCATGAGGTAGCGCTGAATTGGCTCTGTTCTATTGGGCTTGGGCCAGCCGCCCCCCGCCAATCATAGGAATTGTCATAGGAGGAGTTAGGAGCTATGCAAATTTTATCAAAGAAAAAAAGCAGCAGCACGCCCGCTATACAAATTGACGGTGTGCACAAAAAGTTTGGCGACTATACCATATTAAACAATCTTTCGCTGGAGGTGAGCCGCGGTGAGATTTTCGGATTCCTGGGACTGAATGGCGCCGGGAAGACAACGACCATCAAGATGCTCCTAGCGATGCTGAAGCCAAACTCCGGCAAGCTCTATATGTTAGGTGAAAAGGTCGATGCCGGAAACTATAAATTATGGAGTAAGGTTGGATATTTGGAGGAGGCTACTTTTTACCCTGATCTGACTGTAGTTGAGAATCTTGACATCGCAAGGCGCATGCAAGGGGTACCTGACAAGGATGCCGTACATCAGGTGATCTATAAGCTGGGACTTGAGCCGCACCAAAAGAAAAAAGCAAAACAT
This window contains:
- a CDS encoding NAD(P)/FAD-dependent oxidoreductase, producing MSDLIIIGGGPAGMFAAFYGGMRQASVTLIESMPQLGGQLAALYPEKYIYDVAGFPKITGQELVDNLSRQMELFQSDIRLEEKVVSVVKQDERHFVVTTDKAEYHSKAIIITAGVGAFEPRRLEVPDAQRFEKANLNYFVSDLNAYKGKKVLISGGGDSAVDWALMLEPIAEQVTLIHRRDKFRAHEHSVENLMASKVNVITPSEITELHGDEFITKVTLSHIKTKETQEIEVDSVIVNFGFVSSLGPIAEWGIEIEGNSIVVDSRMETCIPGIFAAGDITTYPGKLKLIAVGFGEAPTAVNNAKVYIDPEAKLSPGHSSNLKL
- a CDS encoding sporulation histidine kinase inhibitor Sda; this translates as MVELSDEMLLDSYHRAIELQLEHDFIALLLAEIRKRNLHSPVHAVLH
- a CDS encoding YheC/YheD family protein translates to MAGRELASKLLKTAALLSDSRVAGYIPRTREYSAAGLLAMLGRYGNVVIKPVVGGGGYGVIKVFRDHRGYGFTYMHNTRIYRDFASMRYALDRFKVKRRYLIQQGISLARISGRPIDYRVKVVKNGDHWEFRSMVGRVARPGLFVTNLCKGGTMLSCRHGLRRSLPGIRTSAKKAEMRRLTLVCIELLERHFPGIGELGFDYAVDHRGKIWILEVNTRPK
- a CDS encoding O-antigen ligase family protein; its protein translation is MSKPVYGKQAAPSKMTEKNSGPAWALCIAFILFLGWTPFQVGLFNGMRVEFEKPIYMAALLSGLLLLVCAVLYFKTFRLDGQRDLLTLAAILLPLTYALSLWGAASHYMAMNMLFTQFTYVAVFITSVYLLRQRQLNNVIQLGTLAIAYVIVGFGLLNWLGSWKLAGSLVGWFSDTVVNGKYTEAVMTDSNGLRLTSIFQYANTYAAFLMAFLFVALFALIRSRKWYGQLMHGFMLVPFIVSLLLTLSRGGLVLLPVVLIILLLFLKPVQQILWIINLAIAGVLSLLITNPVTGLGLELNTSFTSTAALHGWSYLLGASASTATLCWVVQHYLAPWLGRKLGSIESRRWSGAWIPVVSVAGVLILAFLFIGTSARNILPANISTRLENINFKQHSVLERFTFYIDAMKVVKDYPVLGTGGGGWASLYEHYQNNPYLSHQVHNFFLQYLIEVGILGFIVFMGFILFIFYKYIRGYLKRDKDDYNNGFFYLIIALSILVHSLLDFNMSYAFMGILVFLALGGMTVVMESRPLRLKWNKLWIRAGYFGLLGIGTGYLLFLSLGYISSSSEAYAAKKLVNVSQSYDEIKAPLVKALKTRPNHPESAAYLSMLDQQVFTQTQNEQFLDESYAVLTRALEGEPYNKDLLSQLAKYYDLKGQSEESYRVYLDNADKFMWDINWYDHLISRASLLGLQAYAKQDEAGKQKYFNSALASYKHVTDGIEHLKTLPPEQLQGREFFVTSTIALNAGRIQSLTGDGEAAGATVKQGFINGYEDLTDTSTLWTTDWYNGVISRSQELGAAALKRALDAYALGQTDLGDQETVNKERYFKTGLDAYAHAAADEEWFSTLPAEDQQGRGSMITSVMLLNAGKIQYLSKQWQAAAATLQQGLNEDYNDAVNRETARWYLAVQQRTQSAQDQAVYDKLIAADPEEAVKINEVAGMPL
- a CDS encoding response regulator transcription factor, whose amino-acid sequence is MSKTILVVDDDEEIVKLITKSLRYEQFAVITARSGEEALSAVDDNHIDFIVLDIVMPDMNGLDVCRNIRTSYNVPILFLSARDQDIDKIVGLEIGADDYMTKPFSIQELASRIKAHFRKVDRLHKEWDELSPGKEKADAPLILNDKTFEAFLHSRKLDLSTKEFQILSILMRHPNQVLSREQIYEKVWGDEYGEINTVTVHIKNIRKKLGPEHNFIKTIWGIGYKYTEREQ
- a CDS encoding HAMP domain-containing sensor histidine kinase, with the protein product MKLKIKLPLLFLLMLLILMFSIGIYLKFIFAVYSPIRTTLLDSRYIALLLPIFAIAGCIFFILIIYIYRSIEKPIRRLNTRLGEVNVVHPLPPLASRSNDEIGELYKHFNKMEHRLQLAHREQTDMIAAIAHDLKTPLTSINGFTELLATHKDLPDTEKQEYYELIQKKSAYMVELLNDFSRFTKETLELESMVTTRVKATELFADIAFEYEYELAGLDIELTCRHSFTDSIGLTVNEPMIRRVFGNLFSNAVRYGGKPDLKVYMTGYLREHHAYFQIEDNGIGVPDKDLSSLFLKFFTVDKSRQIQKGGLGLGLASCKSIIEHHGGEIMAFPSEYGGLGIRFSLPLASLH
- a CDS encoding alpha/beta hydrolase, with the translated sequence MSIEFSRWPNNYMMSYQVTKALGMASLGATDVTEIYEACKKIDPDDKATWHREWLITAQALEKHGKEAETAGNWYTARNCYIRACNYYRIAEYAVMDEDAEKICIFKKVNELFEAAGQYFDVPPEKIEVDYEDVKLDGYFFSPSWIEGPKPTVFALNGGDEWSIENYFWLGPAFLSCGYNFLVYDQPGTGLSMYEKGKGRRADSEAFHSRAIDFLLTRPEVDPDKIIVHGESFAAYDSLRFASFDHRIAAVISDGGTHAFDWKAMLSWMPPSLAAHGMRILGAESLEDFAENPRFAYDLEGVLHQIECPLLVMHGAEEILVQPNPLTQAMKNYEQAGSTNKTFFAIEDRRLGGLEHCQVDNINVLHEVALNWLCSIGLGPAAPRQS